From Cellulophaga lytica DSM 7489, a single genomic window includes:
- a CDS encoding rubredoxin, with protein MNDDLHRILIKGGVTSPGELKDSITMLEAAGLKEVYFGSRQDLLFPLENTKEEQLERISEYNTDIIGTRAYQNIVSSYVCADIFDMTFWLKGSTFLYILERFNYLPKLKINITDPKQRLVPIFSGNLNFIASESEDYWYLNIKLPQWEKGDYYPVLVYSWDINIISKAIEDIYEDVESVEELFFVLSKKLDTNNKTIEKDLEVPYLTFPYYEGMNRMGLDQYWLGLYWRNNKYDLNFLKEFCGFCLDNGIGKICITPWKSLIVKGIKKQSRPSLERFLGQRGINIRHSQLEMNWHLPVDDIEALDLKNFLVLSLNQNDISTYGLTFGLSNESGKRSHFASVIIEKNTTPTIAKDFVIRPTYNVLHFKNFDPNTHIYKAYALDVDKIELPGLLMELSKKYFKQLGRTDVVAVEDSNKAEQLVKAVHQCVSCFTVYDEEYGDTTFGISPNTAFTDLPENYKCSVCDAPKSNYKSVELSVL; from the coding sequence ATGAATGATGATTTACATAGAATTTTAATTAAAGGTGGCGTTACTTCTCCAGGAGAATTAAAAGATAGTATAACAATGTTAGAGGCAGCTGGCCTTAAAGAAGTTTATTTTGGTTCTAGGCAAGATTTGTTGTTTCCGTTAGAAAACACCAAAGAAGAACAGTTAGAGCGTATTTCTGAATATAATACAGATATCATTGGTACAAGAGCTTACCAAAATATAGTGTCGTCTTACGTATGTGCAGATATTTTTGATATGACCTTTTGGTTAAAAGGATCTACCTTTTTATATATTTTAGAACGATTTAATTACCTGCCTAAATTAAAAATAAATATAACAGACCCAAAGCAGCGTCTAGTGCCTATTTTTAGTGGTAATTTAAATTTTATAGCATCAGAGAGCGAAGATTATTGGTATTTAAATATAAAATTGCCACAGTGGGAAAAAGGAGACTATTACCCAGTATTAGTGTATAGTTGGGATATTAATATTATATCTAAAGCCATAGAAGATATTTATGAAGATGTAGAAAGTGTTGAAGAATTATTTTTTGTACTTAGTAAAAAACTAGACACCAATAATAAAACCATAGAGAAAGACTTAGAAGTGCCTTACCTTACTTTTCCGTATTATGAGGGGATGAACCGTATGGGACTAGACCAATATTGGCTTGGTTTGTATTGGAGAAATAATAAATATGACCTTAATTTTTTAAAAGAATTTTGTGGTTTTTGTTTAGACAATGGTATTGGTAAAATATGCATAACTCCTTGGAAATCTCTTATTGTAAAGGGTATTAAAAAGCAAAGTAGGCCAAGTTTAGAACGTTTTTTAGGGCAAAGAGGTATAAATATTAGGCATTCTCAATTAGAAATGAATTGGCATTTACCGGTTGATGATATAGAGGCTCTGGACTTAAAAAACTTTTTGGTATTAAGTTTAAACCAAAATGATATTAGCACCTACGGTTTAACCTTTGGCTTAAGTAATGAATCTGGTAAAAGATCGCATTTTGCATCTGTAATTATAGAAAAAAATACAACACCAACAATAGCTAAAGATTTTGTAATTAGGCCAACGTATAATGTATTACACTTTAAAAATTTTGACCCAAATACACATATTTATAAAGCTTATGCATTAGATGTAGATAAAATAGAACTGCCAGGTTTACTAATGGAACTTAGTAAAAAATACTTTAAACAATTAGGACGTACAGATGTTGTTGCCGTAGAGGATAGTAACAAGGCAGAGCAATTAGTAAAAGCGGTACACCAATGTGTTTCTTGTTTTACCGTTTATGATGAAGAGTACGGAGATACTACTTTTGGAATCTCTCCTAATACCGCTTTTACAGACTTGCCAGAAAATTATAAATGCTCGGTTTGTGATGCTCCAAAATCTAATTACAAGAGTGTAGAACTGTCAGTTTTGTAA
- a CDS encoding nitrate reductase, protein MQKNTTHKTICCYCGVGCGIIVEKDAKNVLTVSGNKNYPVNKGMLCSKGKNLNYVAQDTTDRILYPEMRWSKNHPLQRVSWDDAFKRGAAVFKSIIDKHGPDSVGFYVSGQCLTEEYYLANKLIKGFIGSNNIDTNSRLCMSSAVVGYKKTVGEDSVPIAYADIELADCFLIAGANPAWCHPILFRRLEKHKEENPNVKIIVVDPRKTQTCASADLHLQILPGTDVILFNAIARVLIEKKKIDKSFIKKHTINFEECKASAFQLTINTAAKKCGIKAEDIKKAALYIGNAKGFISMWTMGLNQSVIGVSKNVALLNISLLTGQIGKPGSGPFSLTGQPNAMGGREVGGMANLLAVHKDLNNPEHRKEVSDFWGGKQVQAKPGYTATEMFNALDNGDLKAIWIICTNPVVSMPNATKIEQALKKAKFVVVQDVSHNSETTKFADLLLPAAGWLEKEGTMTNSERRISYLPKVINAPGEALPDAEILWRFAQEMGYSGFNYNNASEVYDEYCLLTKGTSIDVSGLSYNRLKTEGSFQWPVPDKNHPGTPRLFTNFAFNTQDGKAHFNAPSETYNQSEETSVDYPLILNTGRVRDQWHTRTKTGKVKRLLTHIPMPYLEMNMVDAFLRKLKEGDIAVVKSKRGKVQVKVTINFDIREQVVFLPMHWGKILNNDFGRANNLTNDIVDPVSKEPDFKYCAVQVEKYVKPKQKVIIVGAGAAAYRFIQTYREKNTVDELHVFSKEKDPFYNRVLLPEYVSNELSWQSLEKLKKGELKKLNIKLHAGVGVSKINDDKKQVTDANGVTHNYNLLIMATGSRAFVPSDVPINLPGRFTMRERGDADKLKKYLYETGLPNNAQHVVIVGGGLLGLELAAALKKINVNISIIQRAPRLMERQLDNVASRLLAQDVLERDINLYFDNEVSTVFDEKTTSHSILVNLKTGKTIKCNAIVYAIGTRPNIELAKQTKLKTRRGVVVNSYMQTSNPSIFALGEIAEFNNSLFGITSAAEQQADIAANYILGDYSSIYNGSVLMNILKFENLDLCSIGMVNSPAGDNSYEEIILMDVSKRFYKKCIVKDDTLKGAILMGDKNEFAEFKRLIEEEIELSEKRNELLRGASNSVPLKGKLVCSCSQVGKGNVTDAIKDGCTDFAKLCSQTGAGLGCGSCKPEIKEILNSQLLLAN, encoded by the coding sequence ATGCAAAAAAATACAACACATAAAACTATTTGCTGTTATTGCGGTGTAGGTTGCGGAATAATTGTAGAAAAAGATGCTAAAAACGTACTAACTGTATCGGGTAATAAAAACTATCCGGTAAACAAAGGTATGTTGTGTTCTAAGGGTAAAAATTTAAACTACGTAGCTCAAGACACCACAGATCGTATTTTGTATCCAGAAATGCGTTGGAGTAAAAACCACCCTTTACAAAGAGTTTCTTGGGATGATGCTTTTAAAAGAGGAGCAGCAGTTTTTAAAAGTATTATAGATAAGCACGGGCCAGATAGTGTAGGTTTTTATGTGTCTGGTCAGTGCTTAACTGAAGAATATTATTTGGCTAATAAATTAATAAAAGGTTTTATTGGTAGTAATAATATAGATACCAACTCACGTTTATGTATGAGTTCTGCTGTTGTTGGTTATAAAAAAACAGTGGGCGAGGACTCTGTACCAATTGCATATGCAGATATAGAGTTGGCAGATTGTTTTTTAATTGCTGGTGCAAACCCTGCCTGGTGTCACCCAATATTATTTAGACGTTTAGAGAAGCATAAAGAAGAAAACCCAAATGTAAAAATAATAGTAGTAGACCCAAGAAAAACACAGACTTGTGCCTCTGCAGATTTGCACTTACAAATTTTACCAGGTACAGATGTAATTCTCTTTAATGCTATAGCACGTGTGCTTATAGAGAAAAAGAAAATAGACAAGAGTTTTATAAAAAAGCATACCATAAATTTTGAAGAATGCAAAGCAAGTGCTTTTCAACTTACAATAAATACTGCTGCTAAAAAATGTGGAATTAAAGCAGAAGATATAAAAAAAGCAGCACTATATATTGGTAATGCAAAAGGCTTTATTAGTATGTGGACAATGGGGCTTAACCAAAGTGTAATTGGAGTTTCTAAAAATGTAGCATTGCTAAACATATCACTACTTACAGGTCAAATTGGTAAGCCAGGTTCTGGTCCGTTTTCTTTAACAGGGCAACCAAATGCAATGGGTGGTCGTGAGGTTGGTGGTATGGCAAATTTGTTGGCAGTACATAAAGATTTAAATAATCCTGAACACAGAAAAGAAGTATCGGATTTTTGGGGAGGTAAACAAGTACAAGCAAAACCAGGCTACACCGCAACAGAAATGTTTAATGCTTTAGATAATGGTGATTTAAAAGCTATTTGGATTATTTGTACAAACCCCGTGGTAAGTATGCCTAACGCAACTAAAATTGAGCAAGCACTAAAAAAGGCAAAATTTGTTGTAGTACAAGATGTTTCTCATAATTCTGAGACCACAAAATTTGCAGATTTACTTTTGCCAGCTGCTGGTTGGTTAGAGAAAGAAGGCACAATGACAAATTCTGAAAGACGAATTAGTTACTTGCCAAAAGTTATTAATGCACCAGGCGAAGCATTGCCAGACGCAGAAATATTATGGCGTTTTGCTCAAGAAATGGGATACTCTGGCTTCAATTATAACAATGCTAGTGAGGTGTATGATGAGTACTGTTTACTTACTAAAGGCACAAGTATAGATGTTTCTGGTTTATCATACAATAGGCTAAAAACCGAAGGAAGTTTTCAGTGGCCAGTACCAGATAAAAACCATCCAGGAACACCGCGCCTGTTTACTAATTTTGCTTTTAATACCCAAGATGGCAAAGCACATTTTAATGCGCCATCAGAAACCTATAACCAGTCTGAGGAAACAAGTGTAGATTACCCATTAATTTTAAACACAGGTAGAGTAAGAGACCAATGGCATACCAGAACAAAAACGGGTAAAGTAAAACGTTTGCTTACGCACATACCTATGCCTTATTTAGAAATGAATATGGTAGATGCCTTTTTAAGAAAATTAAAAGAAGGAGATATTGCCGTAGTAAAAAGTAAAAGAGGTAAAGTACAGGTTAAAGTAACTATTAATTTTGATATTAGAGAACAGGTGGTTTTTTTACCAATGCATTGGGGGAAAATATTAAATAACGATTTTGGAAGGGCAAATAATTTAACTAATGATATTGTAGACCCAGTATCTAAAGAGCCCGACTTTAAGTACTGTGCAGTACAAGTAGAAAAATACGTAAAACCCAAACAAAAAGTTATAATTGTTGGCGCGGGTGCTGCAGCATATAGATTTATACAAACTTATAGAGAAAAAAATACGGTAGATGAACTGCATGTTTTTTCTAAAGAGAAAGATCCTTTTTATAACAGAGTATTATTGCCAGAGTATGTTAGTAATGAGCTCTCATGGCAATCTTTAGAAAAACTTAAAAAAGGAGAACTAAAAAAATTAAATATTAAACTACATGCTGGAGTTGGAGTTTCTAAAATAAACGATGACAAAAAACAAGTTACAGATGCTAATGGAGTAACCCACAATTACAATTTACTAATAATGGCAACTGGTAGTAGAGCTTTTGTACCTAGTGATGTGCCAATTAACCTGCCAGGTAGGTTTACTATGAGAGAACGTGGAGATGCAGATAAGTTAAAAAAGTACTTGTATGAAACAGGCTTGCCTAATAATGCACAACACGTGGTTATAGTAGGAGGCGGACTTTTAGGTTTGGAGTTGGCAGCTGCTTTAAAAAAAATTAATGTAAATATTAGTATTATACAAAGAGCTCCAAGGTTAATGGAGCGTCAATTAGATAATGTTGCAAGTAGGTTATTAGCGCAAGATGTTTTAGAAAGAGATATAAATTTATATTTTGATAATGAAGTTAGTACTGTTTTTGATGAAAAAACAACTAGTCATAGTATTTTGGTAAACCTAAAAACAGGAAAAACTATAAAATGTAACGCTATAGTTTATGCTATTGGTACAAGGCCAAATATAGAGTTGGCAAAACAAACAAAGTTAAAAACTAGGCGCGGTGTTGTGGTAAATTCTTATATGCAAACCAGTAATCCATCAATTTTTGCATTGGGTGAAATTGCAGAGTTTAACAACTCACTTTTTGGTATTACATCTGCCGCAGAACAACAGGCAGATATTGCTGCAAATTATATTTTAGGAGATTACAGTAGTATTTATAATGGCTCAGTTTTAATGAATATTTTAAAGTTTGAAAACTTAGATTTATGTAGCATTGGTATGGTAAACTCTCCTGCAGGTGATAACAGTTATGAAGAAATTATTTTAATGGATGTAAGCAAGCGCTTTTATAAAAAATGTATTGTTAAGGATGATACATTAAAAGGAGCCATTTTAATGGGAGATAAAAATGAATTTGCAGAATTTAAACGTTTAATTGAAGAGGAAATAGAACTATCGGAAAAACGAAATGAGCTGCTAAGAGGTGCCTCTAACTCTGTACCTTTAAAAGGTAAATTAGTTTGTTCATGTAGTCAAGTTGGTAAAGGTAATGTTACAGATGCAATTAAAGACGGCTGTACAGATTTTGCCAAGCTGTGTTCACAAACAGGAGCAGGTTTAGGTTGTGGTAGCTGCAAGCCAGAAATTAAAGAAATACTTAATAGTCAGCTTTTACTAGCAAATTAA
- a CDS encoding response regulator transcription factor has product MSSTISIVLADDHSLVRDGIRSLLEEEKDLVVVAEVSNGKEAIDIVEEKKPDLLIIDIRMPVMNGIDAVEVLNKKGSITKTIILSMHDSEEYILKSVDAGANGYLLKDTGKVEFIKAIHTVQQGGKYFSGDISNVLVNNLLHNKTASETVKTSKNNSNPFDLTSKELQVLELVLTGLTNKQISEKLQNSKRTVETHRFNLMRKMEVKNLIDLSKKAQQYNLV; this is encoded by the coding sequence ATGAGTAGCACTATAAGTATTGTATTGGCAGATGATCATTCTTTAGTAAGAGACGGAATACGTTCTTTACTAGAAGAAGAAAAAGATTTGGTTGTAGTAGCAGAGGTGTCTAACGGTAAAGAAGCCATTGATATTGTTGAAGAAAAAAAACCAGACCTTTTAATTATAGATATTAGAATGCCAGTAATGAATGGTATAGATGCTGTTGAGGTTTTAAATAAAAAAGGATCTATAACTAAAACCATTATTTTGTCTATGCATGATTCAGAAGAATATATTCTTAAATCTGTAGATGCAGGTGCAAACGGTTACTTATTAAAAGATACAGGTAAAGTAGAGTTTATAAAAGCAATACACACTGTGCAACAAGGAGGCAAGTATTTTAGCGGAGACATATCTAATGTATTGGTTAATAATTTACTTCATAATAAAACAGCATCAGAAACAGTAAAAACTTCTAAAAATAATAGTAATCCTTTTGATCTTACAAGTAAAGAATTACAGGTGTTAGAATTGGTTTTAACAGGTTTAACTAACAAACAAATTTCAGAAAAACTACAAAATAGTAAACGTACTGTAGAAACGCATAGGTTTAATTTAATGCGTAAAATGGAAGTTAAAAACCTTATAGATTTATCTAAAAAAGCACAACAGTATAATTTAGTTTAA
- a CDS encoding alginate export family protein codes for MKKNQYITIALFLFITQYISAQFTIDGEFRPRTEYRHGYGNIISEDTDAGFGISTRARINFGYADQSYKVYVSLQDVMTWGENRQLLPADANNSFAVFEAWGELNLGEGFSTKIGRQTIDYDDQRILGSVGWAQQARNHDAALLKYKKDKFLLDVGLAFNQDKANLSGFSSVGTAYSTTGFFSYKTMQYLYLKQKWDAFSGSFLLLNNGFQEYEDDETTPDGTSSLLTLGTHLAYKKGKLGVSSNLFLQTGKRQGEVDVKGAYLASLDFSLKASDKITLGAGLELISGNDADAGETGAFFPLYGTNHKFNGFMDYFYVGNHANSVGLLDVHISANFKLNDTSSLMVKALNFSAEQELASGDKSLGTEVDLVFSKKFKGYGLAIGYSQMFANDGMYELKETTKDASAGGQNWAWAMLTIKPKFLNTTK; via the coding sequence ATGAAAAAAAATCAATATATAACAATAGCACTCTTTTTATTTATAACGCAATACATATCAGCACAGTTTACAATAGATGGCGAGTTTAGGCCAAGAACAGAGTACCGCCATGGCTACGGAAACATAATTTCTGAAGATACAGATGCTGGTTTTGGCATATCTACTAGAGCACGTATAAATTTTGGTTATGCAGACCAATCTTACAAGGTGTATGTAAGCCTGCAAGATGTAATGACATGGGGAGAAAACAGGCAACTTTTACCTGCGGATGCTAATAATTCTTTTGCAGTTTTTGAAGCTTGGGGAGAGCTAAATTTAGGAGAAGGTTTCTCTACAAAAATAGGAAGGCAAACAATAGATTATGACGATCAAAGAATATTGGGTTCTGTAGGTTGGGCACAGCAAGCACGTAACCATGATGCAGCATTGTTAAAATATAAAAAAGACAAATTTTTATTGGATGTAGGTTTGGCATTTAATCAAGATAAGGCAAACTTATCGGGCTTTTCATCTGTTGGTACAGCGTACAGCACTACAGGTTTTTTCTCTTATAAAACAATGCAATATTTGTATCTAAAGCAAAAATGGGACGCTTTTTCTGGTAGCTTTTTACTTTTAAATAATGGTTTTCAGGAGTATGAGGATGATGAAACAACACCAGATGGTACAAGTAGTTTGTTAACACTTGGTACACATTTAGCATACAAAAAAGGAAAACTAGGTGTTAGTAGTAATCTATTTTTACAAACAGGTAAAAGACAAGGAGAAGTAGATGTAAAAGGAGCTTATTTGGCAAGTTTAGATTTTAGCTTAAAAGCATCAGATAAAATTACTTTAGGTGCGGGCTTAGAGCTTATTAGTGGTAATGATGCAGATGCTGGTGAAACAGGCGCCTTTTTTCCACTTTACGGAACCAATCATAAATTTAATGGCTTTATGGATTATTTTTATGTAGGCAACCACGCCAATTCTGTAGGTTTACTAGATGTACACATTAGCGCTAATTTTAAACTAAATGATACCTCTAGCCTTATGGTAAAAGCGTTAAATTTTAGTGCAGAACAAGAGTTAGCTAGTGGTGACAAATCTTTAGGTACAGAGGTAGACCTAGTTTTTTCAAAAAAGTTTAAAGGGTATGGTTTGGCTATAGGATATTCTCAAATGTTTGCAAATGATGGTATGTATGAGCTAAAAGAAACAACTAAAGATGCTTCTGCTGGAGGTCAAAATTGGGCATGGGCAATGTTAACCATCAAACCAAAATTTTTAAATACAACAAAATAA
- a CDS encoding ABC transporter ATP-binding protein, which yields MNSTISKTDNTNFENGIFYPSKVMLDLINLKKVYPTPKGDYVVLENLNLQIMKEEFVTIIGHSGCGKTTMLSMIAGLNPISGGNISVLGNPVKGPGPDRGVIFQSPSLMPWMTALQNVLLGVNQVFPHVPKKQRVDIAKYYLHKVGLDGAFNKKATELSQGMQQRVGIARAFAIKPKVLLLDEPFGMLDSLTRGELQDILIEIWNKEKITAVMITHDVDEAIFLADRVVMMTSGPRAKIGDVLTVDFERPRTRKSVLDHKDYYACRKHLIDFLEH from the coding sequence ATGAATTCTACCATATCAAAAACAGATAATACAAACTTTGAAAACGGAATTTTCTATCCATCAAAAGTTATGTTAGACCTTATTAATTTAAAAAAGGTTTACCCAACACCAAAGGGAGATTATGTGGTTCTTGAGAACCTAAATTTACAAATAATGAAAGAGGAGTTTGTTACAATTATAGGTCACTCTGGTTGTGGAAAAACAACAATGCTCTCTATGATAGCTGGTTTAAATCCTATTTCTGGCGGAAACATATCTGTTTTGGGTAATCCTGTAAAAGGACCAGGTCCAGATAGAGGAGTAATTTTTCAGTCGCCAAGTTTAATGCCTTGGATGACAGCCTTACAAAATGTTCTTTTAGGGGTAAATCAAGTTTTTCCTCATGTACCCAAAAAACAACGTGTAGATATTGCCAAATATTATTTACATAAGGTTGGTTTAGATGGGGCTTTTAATAAAAAAGCAACAGAGCTATCGCAAGGTATGCAACAAAGAGTTGGTATTGCAAGAGCCTTTGCTATTAAACCCAAGGTATTGTTGTTAGATGAGCCTTTTGGAATGTTAGATTCGTTAACAAGAGGAGAGCTTCAGGATATTTTAATAGAAATATGGAACAAAGAGAAAATTACAGCAGTAATGATTACTCATGATGTAGATGAAGCTATTTTTTTAGCAGACAGAGTAGTTATGATGACAAGTGGCCCAAGGGCAAAAATTGGGGACGTATTAACTGTAGATTTTGAAAGACCTAGAACAAGAAAATCTGTTTTAGATCATAAGGATTACTACGCTTGCAGAAAGCATTTAATAGATTTTTTAGAACACTAA
- a CDS encoding ABC transporter ATP-binding protein: MAYLELKNVCKTYGQSNNSTEVLSNINLKIEEGEFVAIVGFTGSGKTTLVNLINGLIKPTSGEVLFKGEPVVGTSHKRGVIFQNYSLLPWLTVYQNVAMAVKEAFPKESKTEIRERVVSFIKMVGLSHAIDKRPKELSGGMRQRVSVARALAMKPEMIIMDEPLGALDALTRGNLQDEILNIWSKDKRTALLITNDVDEGIYMADRIIPLKPGPKATLGPEFTIDIERPRDKTKLNDNINYIETRNKIIAYLMAIGENRKSVSNTEYVLPDVTPKSFVGQF, encoded by the coding sequence ATGGCATATTTAGAATTAAAGAATGTATGTAAAACATATGGGCAGAGTAACAATAGTACAGAGGTACTTTCTAACATCAATTTAAAAATTGAAGAAGGAGAATTTGTTGCCATTGTAGGTTTTACTGGAAGTGGAAAAACTACACTAGTAAATTTAATTAATGGTTTAATAAAACCAACCAGTGGAGAGGTGCTTTTTAAGGGAGAACCTGTAGTTGGTACAAGTCACAAACGTGGTGTTATTTTTCAAAATTACTCACTACTACCTTGGTTAACAGTATATCAGAATGTTGCAATGGCTGTTAAGGAGGCTTTTCCAAAGGAAAGTAAAACAGAGATTAGGGAAAGAGTTGTTAGTTTTATAAAAATGGTAGGTTTATCTCATGCAATTGATAAAAGACCAAAAGAATTGTCTGGCGGAATGAGACAGAGAGTTTCTGTAGCTAGGGCATTGGCTATGAAACCAGAGATGATAATTATGGATGAGCCTTTAGGAGCTTTAGATGCATTAACCAGAGGTAATTTACAAGATGAAATATTAAACATTTGGAGTAAAGATAAAAGAACCGCATTGCTAATTACAAATGACGTGGATGAGGGAATTTATATGGCAGATAGGATTATTCCTTTAAAACCAGGACCTAAAGCTACATTGGGCCCAGAATTTACTATTGATATTGAACGTCCAAGGGACAAAACCAAATTAAATGATAATATAAATTATATAGAAACAAGAAATAAAATTATAGCCTATTTAATGGCTATAGGAGAAAACAGAAAGTCCGTTTCTAACACAGAGTATGTATTGCCAGATGTAACACCAAAAAGCTTTGTTGGTCAATTTTAA
- a CDS encoding ABC transporter permease, with translation MKQEITLKKQHSGFAFFKQIASIVKSKFEKEAVSKSLKKTAITIVSILLFLGLWHLGSKALYNKEAAYRIEKALVEQGQAAADAEKACIASGESRCQPNTLPSPTQVWASFMSLIADHQLIQAKKEAFNLKMEATNTKLIAQGKKAIVYTGRASFIDIVLTSIKTVFAGFLLALIIAVPIGVIIGLSPSLRSAFNWFIQIFKPVSPVVWYLLVFMIVKTLYIGASSDNAFVISFVSVGLCAMWATLVNTAMGVSSVDKDYINVAKVLKLGTFQKVFKVILPSSLPLIFTGLRITLSVAWMVLIAIELLAQSPGLGLFVWEEFQNGANDSNAKIIVAMFVIGIIGFLLDRLMLTIQQMVSFNKNEGI, from the coding sequence ATGAAACAAGAAATTACATTAAAGAAACAGCACTCTGGTTTTGCTTTTTTTAAGCAAATAGCTTCAATTGTTAAATCTAAATTTGAAAAAGAGGCGGTATCAAAATCACTAAAAAAAACAGCTATAACCATTGTTTCTATCCTTTTATTTTTAGGGTTGTGGCATCTTGGTTCTAAGGCGTTGTATAATAAAGAGGCCGCATACAGAATAGAAAAAGCATTGGTAGAACAAGGCCAAGCTGCTGCAGATGCAGAAAAGGCTTGTATAGCTTCTGGCGAAAGTAGGTGTCAGCCAAATACACTACCATCACCAACACAGGTTTGGGCATCGTTTATGTCTTTAATTGCAGATCATCAATTAATACAGGCTAAAAAAGAGGCTTTTAATTTAAAAATGGAAGCAACTAATACAAAGTTAATTGCACAAGGAAAAAAGGCAATTGTTTACACAGGAAGAGCATCTTTTATAGACATTGTTTTAACTAGTATAAAAACGGTTTTTGCAGGTTTTTTGCTTGCGCTTATTATAGCAGTTCCTATAGGTGTTATTATAGGATTAAGTCCGTCTCTTAGAAGTGCATTTAATTGGTTTATTCAGATATTTAAACCTGTGTCTCCAGTAGTATGGTACTTGTTAGTTTTTATGATTGTAAAAACATTATACATAGGAGCCAGCTCAGATAATGCATTTGTAATTTCTTTTGTTAGTGTTGGTTTGTGTGCAATGTGGGCAACTTTAGTAAACACAGCAATGGGTGTTTCTTCTGTAGATAAAGATTATATAAATGTTGCTAAAGTTTTAAAATTAGGAACTTTTCAAAAAGTATTTAAAGTTATTTTACCCTCTTCTTTACCATTAATATTTACGGGGCTTAGAATTACACTTTCTGTTGCTTGGATGGTTCTTATTGCCATAGAGTTACTGGCTCAAAGTCCAGGTTTAGGATTGTTTGTTTGGGAAGAATTTCAGAATGGAGCAAACGATTCTAATGCCAAAATTATAGTGGCAATGTTTGTTATTGGGATTATAGGCTTTTTGTTAGATAGGTTAATGTTAACCATACAACAAATGGTGTCTTTTAATAAAAACGAGGGCATTTAA